From the Winogradskyella forsetii genome, the window TACTTTTTTATCGACGATTTACTTCCAAACGATTTAGCGAAAGCGTGTTTTTCTGTTTTTCCAGATAAAAATGACATGCGATGTTTAAAAACAATTAGAGAACATAAATATGTTTCGGCTCAAATGAACAATCATAATCCTTTGCTTGAAAAAGTGATTTATGCTTTTCAGGATGATAAAGTAGTGAAACTAATAGGTGATATTTGTGGTATAGAAACATTGTATGCGGACCAATCACTATACGCAGGCGGTTTATCGTTGATGGCAAATCATAATTTTTTAAATCCCCATTTAGATAATTCACATGATGCCAAAAGAGAGCGCTGGCGTGTCTTAAATTTACTATATTATGTAACACCAAATTGGGAACTTAAAAATGGAGGCCATTTGGAATTATGGCCAAATGGGCCCAAAAAAAATCCTATCGTAATTGAGAGTAAGTTTAATCGTTTGGTGGTTATGGCAACCCACGATGGATCATGGCATTCTGTAAACAAAGTGAATTCTGAATTAGAAGCTAGATGTTGTATTTCCAACTATTATTTTAGTCCATTGCCATTAAAGGAAACAGATAAATTCCATGTGACGAAATATAGAGGTCGCCCAGAAGAAACCTTAAAAAACATAATATTAGATGCTGATGCTAAATTAAGGATGTTATTGAGAAAGGTATTTAAAAAAGGCATAAGAAAGAATCCGCACATTTATAAAAACAAAGAAGAATCTTAGATGTTTAGATAAGGATTGTCTAAAATTCGTTGGGCATCGTTCCTTTTTGTTTCAGATCTGTGTTTATGATCTAATACGTGGAAATAGTAAATTTGCTTTGTCCAGTTAGCATTTTTAAATAGTCGTTGATTTACGAAAAAAGGATGGTAGCTAATATTTCTTAGTTTATTTTGGTCATTAAATTCATTAATTTTTGCTGAAAACTCGCTCTTTTGCTTGATAAGCCGCTTTTAAAATATCAAAAGCATGATGTGGACGCAATATTAAGTCATAGAGAACCTTACTTCTAAAAGAACCAAATACATAGACAAAAATGCTCATACAATTAAGGCGCAAAGGTTCTGATAGACGTTCCTTGTATATTCTATTCCAAATACGTTTTTGGGATAAGCGTTTTAATAAAAAGCTCATATTCTAACTCTTCCTTTGCACAACTTCAAAAACCTTGTTTTCGTCGCACTTTAAGGTTTTACTTGGATATTTTAAAAGCAAGGCATAGTCATGGGTCGCCATTAAAATCGTATTCCCATTTTTATTGATGTCTTGCAAAACTTCCATAACTTCTATACTGGTTTGTGGATCCAAGTTACCCGTTGGCTCATCGGCTAAGATAAGCTCAGGATCATTCAGTAAAGCGCGTGCTATGGCAATACGCTGTTGCTCACCACCAGAAAGTTCATGAGGATATTTAAAGCCCTTGGTTTTCATGGCAACTTTATCTAGAACAGAGTCAATACGGTCTTTAATCCTATCCTTTTCTTTCCAGCCAGTTGCTTTTAATACAAATTCTAAATTACCAATAATAGTGCGATCTGGCAATAACTTGAAATCTTGAAAAACAATACCCAACTTTCGTCTTAAAAACGGAATATCATTTTCTTTCATGGTTTTTAGATTAAAATCAACCACAGAACCTTCACCTTCGGTCAATTGTAAATCACCATAAAGCGTTTTCATAAAACTACTTTTACCGCTCCCCGTTTTTCCTATAAGATAAACAAAATCGCCTTTTTGCATTTCAAAATTCACTTTTGAAAGCACCATGCTATCGCCTTGATAAATGGTAGCATCTTTAAGCTCTAAAACCGTTTCGGACATAGTAATGATATAAAATAAATTGGTAAGTGTAAAAGTATTGCTTAAAATTTCAACTACAAAACTTCTGTTCTAAATTCCAAACTGTAAATCGTAAACCTCCAATAAAATTACAACTTAAAATAATCAATATAATTCTGTAAATCTTTATCACCTCGACCAGATAAATTTAGAACAATGATATCATTTGGTTTGAAAGTTTTATGTTCAAATACGGCCAAAGCATGAGAGGTTTCAATCGCAGGAATGATGCCTTCTAACTGGCATAGACTGAATCCAGCTTTCATGGCGTCATCATCAGTTATGGCAATAAATTCCGCTCGACCAGTTTTATATAAATTAGCATGCATTGGCCCAACACCTGGATAATCCAATCCGGCAGAAATGGAATAGGGTTCTGTTATTTGTCCATCCTTCGTTTGCATTAATAAGGTTTTGCTACCATGAATAATTCCTTCTTTTCCTAGCACCGAAGTGGCAGCGCTTTCTCCAGAATCCACCCCTAATCCTGCGGCTTCAACGGCTATGATATTTACGTTGTCATTGTCTAGATAATGATAATAAGTACCGGCAGCATTGCTTCCTCCTCCAACACAAGCAATGAGATAATCGGGATCTTCTGTGCCTTCTTTTTCCATAAGTTGACTTTTGATCTCTTCAGAAACCACAGCTTGAAACTTGGCAACCATATCTGGATAGGGATGAGGACCAACCACACTTCCAATAATATAATGTGTATCTACAGGATTGTTGATCCAATCACGAATCGCTTCGTTGGTGGCATCTTTTAAAGTCCTGCTTCCCGATAAAGCGGGAACTACAGTTGCGCCTAACATTTTCATTCTTGCGACATTTGGCGCTTGTCTTGCAATGTCAATTTCGCCCATGTAAACAATACATTCAATGCCCATTAGAGCACAAACGGTTGCTGTGGCAACACCATGTTGACCAGCTCCAGTTTCGGCAATAATCCTGTTTTTTCCAAGACGTTTTGCCATAAGGATTTGACCAATGGTATTATTGATTTTGTGAGCTCCAGTGTGGTTGAGGTCTTCACGCTTGAGATATATTTTTGTATTGTATTTTTCTGAAAGCCGTTTGGCAAAATAGAGTGGAGAAGGTCTGCCCACATAATCTTTTAGTAAAGCATTGAACTCTTCTTGGAATGAAGGTTCTGCCATGATTTTTAAATAGTTTTGACGCAATTCCTCTACATTTGGGTAAAGCATTTCTGGAATATATGCACCTCCAAATTCTCCGTAATATCCTTTTTCGTTAATGTTGTAACTCATACCTAAACTTTTCTAATTCGTCAATATTTTTTAATCCAGCTTCAATCTCAAATTTACTATTAACGTCTATAGCATAACAATATTTTGAAGCAGAATTTTTTTTGAATTCTTTAATTTTTTCAATGTCTTCTATGCCAATGCCGCCACTTAAAAAATAGGGTTTAGTGGAAGGATAATTTTTAAGAACATCCCAATTAAAACTGAAACCATTGCCTCCAGGTAATTTTCCTTTAGTATCAAATAAGAAAAATTCGCATACCTCTTCGTAAGGTTGAAGTACGTTAAAATTGAATTGATCCTTAATACTAAAGACCTTTATGACCTCCACATGCTTTATTGTAGCACAATATTCTGGCGATTCATGCCCATGTAATTGAACAACTTTCAGGTTAAATTTCTTAATCGTTTCCAATACGATTTCTAATTTTTCATCCACAAAAACACCAACTTTTTTAATTCTATTTGGTAATTTGGGAATAGTAGTGGTGAATTGCCTAGACGATTTTTTATAAAATATAAAGCCCAAAAAGTCGGGTTGCAGTTTAGCAACAGCTTCTATGTTGTCTTTATATTTCATTCCACAAACTTTCAGTTTCATATTTACAGCCATAATGGTGTCGCTTGATATAAACCTACAAGGTTTTTGAAACCTTGCAGGTCATTCTATTACTTTAATTGGTCTTTCATTTTTTTCATCCGCGTAAAAATTCTCCTCCCTTGGAGGAGCTAGAGGAGGCTTTTTTATATTAGGCTCTTTATAAATTGTTTCGCGCTTTCTCCAGGATTATCAGTCTTCATAAAGTTTTCACCTATTAGAAATCCTTTATAACCAAAGGGTTGCAATTCCTTAATGGCTTCGACTGAACTAATGCCACTTTCGGAGACTTTTACAAAATCTTCAGGAATTAATTGGCTTAATTCTTTTGATATATCTAAGCTAACTTCAAAAGTTTTAAGATTTCTATTGTTTACGCCTAACATATCCAAAGACGGCATAATGGATTTATGTAATTCGTCTTCGTTATGTACTTCAAGTAAAACATCAAGATTTAAACGTTTTGCAAATTCTGAAAAATGTTTGATTTCAGCTTTTGTCAGAATTGCAGCAATGAGTAAAATAGCATCGGCACCAATGGCTTTGGCTTCAATAATCTGATATTCATCAATAATAAATTCTTTTCGTAATAAGGGCAAACTACAACTTTCTCTAGCATTTATTAAATCGTCCATGGTGCCGCCAAAATAAATTTCGTCTGTTAAAACAGACATACCACAGACGCCTGCCATTTCATAACCAATAGCGACATCTTCAACCAAAGCCGTATTGTTGATAATTGATTTTGAAGGCGATTTACGCTTAAATTCAGCAATAATCCCAGAGTTGCTGGCTCTTAATTTTTTTGAAAGTGAAGTTGTTTTCATTCCAAAAGAAGGCAATTGCTCATAGGCTGCTATTGGAATGAACTCTTTTTTGAGTTCAACTTCTTTACGCTTGTCTTTAACTATTTTATCTAATATGTTCATATTCAGTATTCAGTATTCAGTATTCAGTATTCAGTATTCAGTATTCAGTATTTAGTGCTCGGTGAGCAGACTGTATACTGAAGACTGAACATTGCCAACTCATTTTCCACTCAACGCGACCAAAGTATCCATACTCTTTTTCGCTTTTCCGCTTTCTAACGACTCTTTAGCCAACTCAAAACCTTCCTTATGGGAAATTTGTTTTGCAGTAGCTATGGCTAATCCGGCATTGGCGCATACGACATTATTTTGGGCTTTAGAACCATTTCCATTTATAATTTTTGTGAAAAGTTTAGCGGCCTGCTTTACCGTGTTTCCTCCAAATATTGCTGATTGTTCTACGCTGTCAACTCCTAATTCATAAGGTTCAAATAAGGTTTCTGAATTGTTGGAAATCACTTTGGTTTTTCCTGTTAAGGATATTTCATCATATCCATCCAAGGCGTGAACAATAGCATAATTCTTATCGGATTCTTGGTACAAATAGCCATAAAGCCTTAATAGTTCAAGATTAAATACACCTACCATTTGATTTTTTGGAAAGGCTGGGTTTACCATTGGGCCCAACATATTGAAAAATGTTTTGACACCGAGCTCTTTTCTAATGGGTGCCACATTTTTCATGGCCGGATGAAATAATGGTGCATGTAACACACAAATCCCTGCTTCATCGATACTCCGTTTTAAAAAATCAATATTATTTGTGAATTTGATACCCAAGCTTTCCATGACGTTTGATGAACCACATGCGGATGACACACCATAGTTTCCATGTTTTGTCACATGAATTCCTGCACCTGCAGTTACAAAGGACGATAAGGTTGATATGTTAAATGTGTCTTTTCCATCGCCACCTGTTCCGCATAAATCGATGGTATTGTAATCTTCTAAATCTACAGGAACACAAAGTTCTAAAAGTGCATCCCTAAATCCTCGAAGTTCGTCTAAAGTTATACTTCGCATCATATAAACGGTTAAAAATGATGCAATTTGGCTTTGGTTATATTTTCCTGCTGAAATATTAACCAAGACATTTTTTGCTTCTTCGCTTGAGATGCTTTCTTGATTGATTAGTCTGTTAAGTAGTTGTTTCATATTCATTTCCCACGAAAGTGGGAATCTGTTTGTTAATTACTCATTTTTCTTTTGTTCATTTTGCCTTGTTGCAAAACGAACCAAAAAAACAAAACGATTATTAGGAAATTGCTAAAGCATCTTTCGCTTCCAAAGCTACATGCTTGAAGCTTCGCTTCGCAGTTCCGCTCTTTCGCTCACTATTTCTGAAAATCGTTGCTTCCGACGTTGTCGGAAAAAAGGACATTCATATTTATTAAATTTCGTTTTTATCAAAAAAGATTTTTTCTTTTTCTTGAAAAATTTAACTATTCTTAATTCTTAATTCTTTTCACTCATTAACCCAATTCTCCAAAATCCGTTTCCCATTCGGTGTTAGAACGGATTCTGGATGATATTGTACGCCCTTAACATCGTAAATTTTATGTCTAAGCGACATTATCTGACCATTTTCGTCAAATGATGTAGCTTCTAAGCTTTCCGGCAAATTGATGTTGACCACCCAAGAGTGGTATCTACCCACTTCAAATGTTTTATCAAGTCCTTTGAATAAGGTTTCATCATCAACGGAAAGTGTCACGTTTGTTGCTACACCATGATAAACATTATCTAAATTTTCTAAAGTGCCTCCAAAGACTTCGCCAATAGCTTGCTGTCCTAAACAAACACCTAAAATACTCTTAGTTGCTGCATAGGTAGCGATAATTTGTTTTAATAATCCTGCCTCATCTGGAATTCCTGGTCCTGGTGATAACACAATTTTATCAAACGCATCAACGTCTTCGAGTGTTAATTTATCGTTTCTTTTTACGGTGACTTCACAATCTAAATCTTCCAAATAATGGACTAGATTGTAGGTGAAACTGTCGTAGTTGTCTATGACTAATATTTTTTTCATCTTTAGTTCCTGCGAAAGCAGGAATCTTCTTTAATTAAACTTCTTTTTTAATTCTGTTCATTTTGTCTTGATACAAAACGAACCAAAAAATCAAAACGATTTATAAGGAAATTGCTAAAGCACCATTCGCTTTCAAAGCTGCATGCTTGAAGCTTCGCTTCGCAGTTTCGCTTTTTCGCTCATTATTTCTGAAAATCGTTGTTTTCGACGCCGTCGAAATTAAGGACATTAATATGTGCCATTTTTTGTTAGATCCCAATTTATATTCATTTTTTCTTTTTAAAACTTTGCACTGAATACAGCAACTGAAAACTATTTTTCAAATCTCCTCTGCCTGTTCAATTGCCTTTGTCAACGCGCCGAGTTTATTATAGACTTCTTGCAATTCACTTTCTGGATTTGATTTTGCTACTAATCCAGCGCCTGCTTGCCAGAATAATTTGTGATTCTGACTCAAAAATGTTCTAATCATAATCGCATGATTAAAATTACCATTAAAATCCATAAAACCAATGGCGCCACCATAATAGCCTCTGCTTGTTTTTTCATATTTTTCTATGAGTTGCATGGCTTTATGCTTTGGTGCGCCGCTCAACGTTCCTGCGGGAAATGTATCGGCAACAACTTGCATCGTATCCGTATTTTTATGAATAGTGCCTGTCACTTTACTTACCAAATGGATCACATGGGAAAAAAACTGTACTTCCCTATAATTCTCAACCGTAACTTGGCTTCCGTGTCTGCTTAAATCGTTTCGTGCCAAATCTACCAGCATTACGTGTTCGCTATTTTCCTTTTTGTCTTTTATTAATAGTTCTGCGAGTTCTGCGTCTTTAAGGTCGTTACCACTTCGCTTAAAAGTTCCTGCAATTGGGTGGATTTCAGCTTTCCCATCGCTAACCACTAATTGTGCTTCAGGCGAACTCCCGAATATTTTAAAATTCCCATAATCGAAATAAAACAGGTATGGTGAAGGGTTGATGCTTCTCAAAGCCCTGTAGACATTAAATTCGTCTCCACTAAATTGTTGCGAAAATCTTTTAGACAATACCAATTGAAACACATCGCCTCTTCCACAATGTTTTTTTGCCAATTCTACATGTTGTTTATACTCATCATCAGTAAGATTGGATGCAAGGTCTCCTTTCCTTTTAAAATCGTAAGAGGCATATTGCCTGGTTTGGATTAATTGAAGAAGTTCATCAATGTTATTTTCGGTATCAAAACAATGCGCAAAAATATAAGCTTCGTTCTTAAAGTGATTGATGGCAATTATGTTTTGGTAGACAGCGTAATAAATTTCAGGAATGGTAACGGAATTTTCCTTTTTCGAAATTTCAATATCTTCAAAATACTTTACAGCATCATAGGCGGTATATCCAAAAATACCATTGTTGATAAATTTGAATTCTTCATTGGAATCGACTTTAAAGCGTTGAGTGAATTTGTGAATTTCTTCAACCACACCAACCGTGTCAACAAAATTGGATTTAGAACTTCCGTCTGGATAGGTTTGGTAAATCGTATCGCCTTCAACCTTAATAGAAGCAATGGGATTACAGCAGATATAAGAAAAACTGTTGTCGTT encodes:
- a CDS encoding 2OG-Fe(II) oxygenase — translated: MNITSDEIINQICHKITANKNNILSTYHSSKSNIGYFFIDDLLPNDLAKACFSVFPDKNDMRCLKTIREHKYVSAQMNNHNPLLEKVIYAFQDDKVVKLIGDICGIETLYADQSLYAGGLSLMANHNFLNPHLDNSHDAKRERWRVLNLLYYVTPNWELKNGGHLELWPNGPKKNPIVIESKFNRLVVMATHDGSWHSVNKVNSELEARCCISNYYFSPLPLKETDKFHVTKYRGRPEETLKNIILDADAKLRMLLRKVFKKGIRKNPHIYKNKEES
- a CDS encoding cell division ATP-binding protein FtsE — encoded protein: MSETVLELKDATIYQGDSMVLSKVNFEMQKGDFVYLIGKTGSGKSSFMKTLYGDLQLTEGEGSVVDFNLKTMKENDIPFLRRKLGIVFQDFKLLPDRTIIGNLEFVLKATGWKEKDRIKDRIDSVLDKVAMKTKGFKYPHELSGGEQQRIAIARALLNDPELILADEPTGNLDPQTSIEVMEVLQDINKNGNTILMATHDYALLLKYPSKTLKCDENKVFEVVQRKS
- the trpB gene encoding tryptophan synthase subunit beta → MSYNINEKGYYGEFGGAYIPEMLYPNVEELRQNYLKIMAEPSFQEEFNALLKDYVGRPSPLYFAKRLSEKYNTKIYLKREDLNHTGAHKINNTIGQILMAKRLGKNRIIAETGAGQHGVATATVCALMGIECIVYMGEIDIARQAPNVARMKMLGATVVPALSGSRTLKDATNEAIRDWINNPVDTHYIIGSVVGPHPYPDMVAKFQAVVSEEIKSQLMEKEGTEDPDYLIACVGGGSNAAGTYYHYLDNDNVNIIAVEAAGLGVDSGESAATSVLGKEGIIHGSKTLLMQTKDGQITEPYSISAGLDYPGVGPMHANLYKTGRAEFIAITDDDAMKAGFSLCQLEGIIPAIETSHALAVFEHKTFKPNDIIVLNLSGRGDKDLQNYIDYFKL
- a CDS encoding phosphoribosylanthranilate isomerase, which translates into the protein MKLKVCGMKYKDNIEAVAKLQPDFLGFIFYKKSSRQFTTTIPKLPNRIKKVGVFVDEKLEIVLETIKKFNLKVVQLHGHESPEYCATIKHVEVIKVFSIKDQFNFNVLQPYEEVCEFFLFDTKGKLPGGNGFSFNWDVLKNYPSTKPYFLSGGIGIEDIEKIKEFKKNSASKYCYAIDVNSKFEIEAGLKNIDELEKFRYELQH
- the trpC gene encoding indole-3-glycerol phosphate synthase TrpC is translated as MNILDKIVKDKRKEVELKKEFIPIAAYEQLPSFGMKTTSLSKKLRASNSGIIAEFKRKSPSKSIINNTALVEDVAIGYEMAGVCGMSVLTDEIYFGGTMDDLINARESCSLPLLRKEFIIDEYQIIEAKAIGADAILLIAAILTKAEIKHFSEFAKRLNLDVLLEVHNEDELHKSIMPSLDMLGVNNRNLKTFEVSLDISKELSQLIPEDFVKVSESGISSVEAIKELQPFGYKGFLIGENFMKTDNPGESAKQFIKSLI
- the trpD gene encoding anthranilate phosphoribosyltransferase, yielding MKQLLNRLINQESISSEEAKNVLVNISAGKYNQSQIASFLTVYMMRSITLDELRGFRDALLELCVPVDLEDYNTIDLCGTGGDGKDTFNISTLSSFVTAGAGIHVTKHGNYGVSSACGSSNVMESLGIKFTNNIDFLKRSIDEAGICVLHAPLFHPAMKNVAPIRKELGVKTFFNMLGPMVNPAFPKNQMVGVFNLELLRLYGYLYQESDKNYAIVHALDGYDEISLTGKTKVISNNSETLFEPYELGVDSVEQSAIFGGNTVKQAAKLFTKIINGNGSKAQNNVVCANAGLAIATAKQISHKEGFELAKESLESGKAKKSMDTLVALSGK
- a CDS encoding anthranilate synthase component II, giving the protein MKKILVIDNYDSFTYNLVHYLEDLDCEVTVKRNDKLTLEDVDAFDKIVLSPGPGIPDEAGLLKQIIATYAATKSILGVCLGQQAIGEVFGGTLENLDNVYHGVATNVTLSVDDETLFKGLDKTFEVGRYHSWVVNINLPESLEATSFDENGQIMSLRHKIYDVKGVQYHPESVLTPNGKRILENWVNE
- a CDS encoding anthranilate synthase component I family protein; the protein is MKTFSLYTHYKKILADTITPVSIYLKIRDKFPNSILLESSDYHANDNSFSYICCNPIASIKVEGDTIYQTYPDGSSKSNFVDTVGVVEEIHKFTQRFKVDSNEEFKFINNGIFGYTAYDAVKYFEDIEISKKENSVTIPEIYYAVYQNIIAINHFKNEAYIFAHCFDTENNIDELLQLIQTRQYASYDFKRKGDLASNLTDDEYKQHVELAKKHCGRGDVFQLVLSKRFSQQFSGDEFNVYRALRSINPSPYLFYFDYGNFKIFGSSPEAQLVVSDGKAEIHPIAGTFKRSGNDLKDAELAELLIKDKKENSEHVMLVDLARNDLSRHGSQVTVENYREVQFFSHVIHLVSKVTGTIHKNTDTMQVVADTFPAGTLSGAPKHKAMQLIEKYEKTSRGYYGGAIGFMDFNGNFNHAIMIRTFLSQNHKLFWQAGAGLVAKSNPESELQEVYNKLGALTKAIEQAEEI